In one window of Pseudorasbora parva isolate DD20220531a chromosome 7, ASM2467924v1, whole genome shotgun sequence DNA:
- the LOC137083401 gene encoding uncharacterized protein → MASQKDSASYSIPRIPRQGLNSRSPPPNSYNTKQQFLSRLKPSDQSTDVKTENESERSSTNCLRIALVGITGYGKSATGNTILNKEAFSSYCNPFGSVTFLCQKEEGFVNGTPVAVVDTPGVSGTTQSNVEVKEDILNCISLLSPGPHVFLLVLRIIETYPILTLTKDDMRALNQIKETLGGNAGMFSIIVFTHGDRLRGQTIERYLESSGPQLQKLIRDFRGRYHVIDNTREDKSNQVVVLLEKINRMVEENGGGCYTNEMFKEPDAAKIFRKKEEMKRNNQLVLRCLRQTEGGVSRDGERNYRTERERKVREEQLEIKNEFLLNELKKRDEQEEEEKKKRQKAEEQRIIEVENIKARWEMEWQKLVEKQMKFEEVRETRDREFRERREMEELHKERLKRELEEEYQKRLAEERREWELKQKKMIEEFEQDKREREEKAKERIEKECNERERIEKEYENSKIEMRKQKQEWDKSWKEEWDKRGEEERKRREEEREKLNKLEEEFEREREEEKEKRKREDKTRREQEERERKEMEDEYKNRMKEMKKKYEDEARKQAEELNEFREKYAKDKKPPM, encoded by the exons ATGGCGTCTCAAAAGGATT CTGCATCTTACAGTATCCCAAGGATCCCAAGACAAGGACTAAACAGCAGAAGTCCTCCTCCAAACA GCTATAACACGAAACAACAGTTTTTGTCACGCCTGAAACCTTCAGATCAGAGCACCGATGTAAAGA CTGAGAATGAGAGTGAGAGATCAAGCACAAACTGCCTGAGAATTGCGCTTGTTGGCATAACTGGATATGGAAAAAGTGCTACAGGAAACACAATACTCAACAAAGAAGCATTTAGTTCATATTGCAATCCATTTGGTTCGGTGACATTCTTGTGTCAGAAAGAAGAGGGGTTTGTTAATGGAACTCCAGTAGCTGTTGTTGATACTCCAGGCGTATCTGGCACAACGCAGTCAAATGTTGAAGTGAAGGAAGATATTCTGAATTgcatctctctcctctctcccgGACCTCATGTGTTCCTGCTGGTGCTTAGAATAATCGAAACATACCCaatattaacattaacaaaggaTGACATGCGAGCTCTGAATCAAATCAAAGAGACTTTGGGGGGAAATGCTGGGATGTTTAGCATCATAGTATTCACCCATGGTGATCGGCTGCGTGGTCAGACAATTGAGAGATACCTGGAAAGTTCTGGTCCACAATTACAGAAGCTGATCAGAGATTTTAGGGGAAGATACCATGTCATTGACAATACAAGAGAAGACAAATCTAATCAAGTTGTTGTCTTGctggagaaaatcaacagaatGGTGGAGGAAAATGGAGGAGGATGTTACACCAATGAGATGTTCAAAGAACCAGATGCTGCCAAAATATTTCGAAAAAAGGAGGAGATGAAGAGAAATAACCAACTTGTACTGCGTTGTCTTAGACAAACAGAAGGAGGAGTTAGCAGAGATGGAGAGAGGAATTAcagaacagagagagagaggaaagtaAGAGAGGAACAACTCGAAATCAAGAACGAGTTCTTACTTAATGAACTTAAGAAAAGAGATGAGCAAGAAGAGgaggagaagaaaaaaagacaaaaagctGAAGAGCAAAGAATAATTGAAGTGGAGAATATAAAGGCGCGATGGGAAATGGAATGGCAAAAATTAGTAGAGAAACAAATGAAATTTGAGGAAGTAAGAGAAACGAGAGACCGGGAATTTAGAGAGagaagagaaatggaggaacttCACAAAGAGCGACTGAAGAGAGAACTCGAGGAAGAATACCAGAAAAGACTtgcagaggagaggagagaatgGGAGCTGAAACAAAAGAAAATGATAGAGGAATTTGAGCAAgacaaaagagaaagagaagaaaaggCGAAGGAGAGGATTGAGAAGGAGTGTAAtgaaagagagagaatagagaaaGAGTATGagaacagcaaaatagagatGAGAAAACAAAAACAGGAATGGGACAAATCGTGGAAAGAGGAGTGGGATAAAAGAGGGGaagaggagaggaagagaagggAAGAAGAAAGAGAGAAACTGAATAAGCTCGAAGAAGAGTTCGAACGAGAGCGCGAAGAGGAGAAggagaagagaaagagagaagataAAACCAGACGAGAACAGGAGGAGCGAGAACGAAAAGAGATGGAGGACGAGTATAAAAACAGGATGAAAGAAATGAAGAAGAAATATGAAGATGAGGCCCGAAAACAAGCAGAGGAATTGAATGAATTCAGAGAGAAATACGCCAAAGACAAAAAGCCACCCATGTAG